A window of the Ostrea edulis chromosome 1, xbOstEdul1.1, whole genome shotgun sequence genome harbors these coding sequences:
- the LOC125663760 gene encoding neurofilament heavy polypeptide-like isoform X6, with protein sequence MPREKNSALQSASSVAVDLEFQGQGHSPRSHETSVCFYTRSATKLRILKMTEQRRTHLNRSMEKSFEDLLTGLDDDLEPDIDDIFTNYDHLPEKVTDSTFNAMAFQHKDTHLSPASSLEKEFPKMAEPASEESKKNDLKDIQFPRAERNTDPGIQSEDEDEELELHEELPEELEFVSSHRQEEEEGEVYDSSKLILPTFGESNTDDSLLGNVELEEDEEDEEEEEKMEHQKQTMEGEDQKDLTMFSGLDHDDSDPDIDKLVAECEFLPETVTDSTINAMVDRNRPLAKSYHQSQELDNEESDRDETMEIDATQENSPPPEVRIRIQKEASLDFSVLEPDSNHLDVDIGKHKTNLRKQGSLAKRRKPTRSNVRSALLSGEEAMFQDSSEPKREPADSKEDEDDVFGQRTSTSSTEGVPTSPPAKKPSKVMVPLPGFGGPKPELRRRSEEQHQADMAVDEPKKKDFRSYGVKLPVPQVSRKSESTDETISTAALRKVPRKDDAENQEPVKHYNVSSLKSVKKESRVSKTESESDKFFEKPSLRQVSRSENKERTSGENKFEKPALKTVSRPNMDKSNEVDVKFEIPALKQVTLERGEINKSDKENESLYSRPSLKSTPKPPEEKAAPTTPKSPEAKTFELPTLRPTPKASRSRQEDTQQDAVSFEKPALRNVSRPLERKESVETGSFEKPTLRNVGKPPLPEKRISIAEDDSEDKHKFDVPALRMVPRDQKPTETLRNVTRGEKGSEIELIRKPSLKSTPRKEVPKSEEGKETPGWLKNMKLRKTKSQSEDINNVEESKEQPEWLQTASEKREKALETLNSKENISKTSSENKVPWLSRDNLKKTSTPLQENNDNLHSNNEEGRQRLSSVESNGDIDHRSRERTPSKNDGQKANYVPSWMKAQDSRHKSNPNLNFVTPASNSEELPDWKKALAEKRKSRRDSDIIVKPTADSEKEIPPWKQELAKKGMKSSTPVKPSSEQRKSEPEWKLKADEKRQRIIIHFKTDPDDEEQRLDSSTKP encoded by the exons aGAGAAAAGAACAGTGCACTACAGTCAGCCTCTTCAGTAGCTGTAGACCTtgaattccaaggtcaaggtcattcaccAAGGTCACATGAGACCAGTGTGTGTTTTTATACTCGAAGTGCCACCAAGTTAAGGATATTGAAGATGACTGAGCAGCGCAGAACTCATCTAAATCGG AGCATGGAAAAAAGTTTCGAAGATTTACTGACAGGGCTAGATGATGACCTTGAGCCAGATATAGATGACATCTTCACAAACTATGATCATCTGCCAGAG AAAGTTACTGATTCCACATTTAATGCTATGGCTTTCCAACACAAGGACACACATCTTTCCCCAGCATCTTCACTAGAGAAGGAATTTCCAAAAATGGCTGAACCTGCATCTGAAGAGTCCAAGAAGAATGATTTAAAGGACATCCAGTTCCCAAGAGCAGAGAGAAACACAGATCCTGGGATTCAGAGTGAGGATGAAGATGAGGAGCTCGAGCTACATGAAGAACTGCCCGAAGAATTGGAATTCGTATCCTCTCACCGGcaggaggaggaggagggggaGGTTTATGATTCTTCTAAATTAATTTTGCCTACTTTTGGGGAGAGCAACACAGATGATTCACTTCTTGGGAATGTGGAGCTAGAGGAAGATGAAGAGGATGAAGAAGAGGAAGAAAAAATGGAGCATCAGAAACAAACTATGGAGGGAGAAGATCAAAAAGATCTGACAATGTTTTCGGGTCTGGATCATGATGACTCTGATCCAGATATTGATAAGTTAGTCGCAGAATGTGAATTCTTGCCTGAG ACTGTTACTGATTCTACCATCAATGCCATGGTAGACAGGAATCGACCTTTAGCTAAATCATACCATCAGAGCCAGGAATTAGACAATGAGGAATCGGATAGAGACGAAACCATGGAAATAGATGCAACACAGGAAAACAGCCCTCCCCCA GAGGTTCGTATAAGAATTCAAAAAGAGGCCAGCTTAGATTTCTCAGTTCTTGAG CCTGATAGTAACCATTTGGATGTGGATATTGGCAAGCACAAGACTAATCTGAGAAAGCAGGGATCACTGGCTAAGAGGAGGAAGCCAACTCGCTCTAATGTCCGGAGTGCTCTCCTGTCTGGGGAGGAAGCAATGTTCCAGGATTCTTCAG AACCTAAGAGAGAACCTGCTGACAGTAAAGAAGATGAGGATGATGTGTTTGGTCAGAGGACTTCAACTTCCTCTACTGAAGGAGTACCAACTTCACCCCCAGCCAAAAAACCCAGCAAAGTCATGGTACCACTGCCAGGGTTCGGGGGCCCCAAG CCTGAACTTAGGAGGCGCTCTGAAGAACAACACCAGGCAGACATGGCAGTCGATGAACCCAAAAAGAAAGACTTCCGAAGTTATGGAGTCAAATTACCTGTACCTCAAGTATCTAGAAAAAGTGAAAGCACTGACGAGACCATTAGCACAGCAGCTCTGAGGAAAGTTCCTAGGAAAGACGATGCTGAGAATCAGGAACCAGTTAAACATTATAATGTGTCCTCTCTGAAATCAGTGAAAAAAGAGAGTAGAGTCTCGAAAACTGAATCAGAATCTGACAAATTCTTTGAAAAGCCATCTTTACGACAAGTGTCTAgaagtgaaaataaagaaaggACTTCGGGTGAAAATAAATTTGAGAAACCTGCTTTAAAGACTGTTTCCAGACCAAATATGGACAAATCCAATGAAGTAGATGTGAAATTTGAGATTCCAGCCTTGAAACAAGTAACATTAGAGAGAGGTGAAATCAATAAATCTGATAAAGAAAATGAAAGTTTGTATAGCAGGCCATCTTTGAAATCCACACCAAAGCCTCCAGAAGAAAAGGCTGCCCCTACTACTCCAAAGAGTCCTGAGGCTAAAACATTTGAACTGCCCACTTTACGACCAACTCCAAAAGCAAGCAGGAGCAGACAAGAAGATACTCAACAGGACGCAGTTTCTTTTGAGAAGCCAGCTCTACGAAATGTTTCAAGACCATTGGAAAGAAAAGAGTCTGTCGAAACTGGATCTTTTGAGAAACCTACACTTAGGAATGTTGGTAAACCTCCATTGCCAGAGAAACGGATCTCCATTGCTGAAGATGACAGTGAGGACAAGCACAAATTTGATGTTCCTGCTTTGAGAATGGTACCAAGAGATCAGAAACCTACAGAAACATTGAGGAATGTCACAAGAGGAGAAAAAGGTTCAGAAATTGAGTTAATTCGAAAACCATCTTTAAAATCTACACCTCGTAAAGAGGTTCCTAAGTCGGAGGAGGGCAAGGAAACTCCAGGTTGGCTGAAAAACATGAAGTTGAGGAAAACTAAAAGTCAATCAGAAGACATAAACAATGTCGAGGAGAGTAAGGAGCAACCTGAGTGGCTGCAGACAGCCAGTGAAAAAAGAGAAAAGGCACTAGAAACACTCAACTCGAAAG aaaacatttcaaaaactaGCTCAGAAAATAAAGTGCCTTGGTTAAGCCGAGACAATCTGAAGAAAACATCCACTCCACTACAAGAAAATAATGACAATTTACATTCCAATAACGAGGAGGGCAGACAGAGGCTTAGCTCAGTTGAAAGTAATGGTGACATTGACCATAGATCAAGGGAAAGAACTCCATCAAAGAATG ATGGCCAGAAAGCAAACTATGTACCAAGTTGGATGAAAGCCCAGGACAGCCGTCATAAGTCAAATCCTAACTTGAATTTTGTGACTCCAGCATCTAACTCGGAAGAACTACCAGATTGGAAGAAAGCACTGGccgaaaaaagaaaatcaagaCGGGACTCAGACATCATA GTTAAACCGACAGCCGACAGTGAGAAGGAAATTCCTCCCTGGAAGCAGGAACTGGCCAAAAAGGGAATGAAATCCTCCACCCCTGTCAAAC CTTCATCAGAACAAAGGAAATCAGAACCCGAGTGGAAACTCAAGGCAGACGAGAAACGACAGAGAATTATAA TACATTTTAAGACAGATCCAGATGATGAAGAACAG AGACTGGACTCTTCGACAAAACCTTAA
- the LOC125663760 gene encoding neurofilament heavy polypeptide-like isoform X14 codes for MTEQRRTHLNRKVTDSTFNAMAFQHKDTHLSPASSLEKEFPKMAEPASEESKKNDLKDIQFPRAERNTDPGIQSEDEDEELELHEELPEELEFVSSHRQEEEEGEVYDSSKLILPTFGESNTDDSLLGNVELEEDEEDEEEEEKMEHQKQTMEGEDQKDLTMFSGLDHDDSDPDIDKLVAECEFLPETVTDSTINAMVDRNRPLAKSYHQSQELDNEESDRDETMEIDATQENSPPPEVRIRIQKEASLDFSVLEPDSNHLDVDIGKHKTNLRKQGSLAKRRKPTRSNVRSALLSGEEAMFQDSSEPKREPADSKEDEDDVFGQRTSTSSTEGVPTSPPAKKPSKVMVPLPGFGGPKPELRRRSEEQHQADMAVDEPKKKDFRSYGVKLPVPQVSRKSESTDETISTAALRKVPRKDDAENQEPVKHYNVSSLKSVKKESRVSKTESESDKFFEKPSLRQVSRSENKERTSGENKFEKPALKTVSRPNMDKSNEVDVKFEIPALKQVTLERGEINKSDKENESLYSRPSLKSTPKPPEEKAAPTTPKSPEAKTFELPTLRPTPKASRSRQEDTQQDAVSFEKPALRNVSRPLERKESVETGSFEKPTLRNVGKPPLPEKRISIAEDDSEDKHKFDVPALRMVPRDQKPTETLRNVTRGEKGSEIELIRKPSLKSTPRKEVPKSEEGKETPGWLKNMKLRKTKSQSEDINNVEESKEQPEWLQTASEKREKALETLNSKENISKTSSENKVPWLSRDNLKKTSTPLQENNDNLHSNNEEGRQRLSSVESNGDIDHRSRERTPSKNDGQKANYVPSWMKAQDSRHKSNPNLNFVTPASNSEELPDWKKALAEKRKSRRDSDIIVKPTADSEKEIPPWKQELAKKGMKSSTPVKPSSEQRKSEPEWKLKADEKRQRIIIHFKTDPDDEEQRLDSSTKP; via the exons ATGACTGAGCAGCGCAGAACTCATCTAAATCGG AAAGTTACTGATTCCACATTTAATGCTATGGCTTTCCAACACAAGGACACACATCTTTCCCCAGCATCTTCACTAGAGAAGGAATTTCCAAAAATGGCTGAACCTGCATCTGAAGAGTCCAAGAAGAATGATTTAAAGGACATCCAGTTCCCAAGAGCAGAGAGAAACACAGATCCTGGGATTCAGAGTGAGGATGAAGATGAGGAGCTCGAGCTACATGAAGAACTGCCCGAAGAATTGGAATTCGTATCCTCTCACCGGcaggaggaggaggagggggaGGTTTATGATTCTTCTAAATTAATTTTGCCTACTTTTGGGGAGAGCAACACAGATGATTCACTTCTTGGGAATGTGGAGCTAGAGGAAGATGAAGAGGATGAAGAAGAGGAAGAAAAAATGGAGCATCAGAAACAAACTATGGAGGGAGAAGATCAAAAAGATCTGACAATGTTTTCGGGTCTGGATCATGATGACTCTGATCCAGATATTGATAAGTTAGTCGCAGAATGTGAATTCTTGCCTGAG ACTGTTACTGATTCTACCATCAATGCCATGGTAGACAGGAATCGACCTTTAGCTAAATCATACCATCAGAGCCAGGAATTAGACAATGAGGAATCGGATAGAGACGAAACCATGGAAATAGATGCAACACAGGAAAACAGCCCTCCCCCA GAGGTTCGTATAAGAATTCAAAAAGAGGCCAGCTTAGATTTCTCAGTTCTTGAG CCTGATAGTAACCATTTGGATGTGGATATTGGCAAGCACAAGACTAATCTGAGAAAGCAGGGATCACTGGCTAAGAGGAGGAAGCCAACTCGCTCTAATGTCCGGAGTGCTCTCCTGTCTGGGGAGGAAGCAATGTTCCAGGATTCTTCAG AACCTAAGAGAGAACCTGCTGACAGTAAAGAAGATGAGGATGATGTGTTTGGTCAGAGGACTTCAACTTCCTCTACTGAAGGAGTACCAACTTCACCCCCAGCCAAAAAACCCAGCAAAGTCATGGTACCACTGCCAGGGTTCGGGGGCCCCAAG CCTGAACTTAGGAGGCGCTCTGAAGAACAACACCAGGCAGACATGGCAGTCGATGAACCCAAAAAGAAAGACTTCCGAAGTTATGGAGTCAAATTACCTGTACCTCAAGTATCTAGAAAAAGTGAAAGCACTGACGAGACCATTAGCACAGCAGCTCTGAGGAAAGTTCCTAGGAAAGACGATGCTGAGAATCAGGAACCAGTTAAACATTATAATGTGTCCTCTCTGAAATCAGTGAAAAAAGAGAGTAGAGTCTCGAAAACTGAATCAGAATCTGACAAATTCTTTGAAAAGCCATCTTTACGACAAGTGTCTAgaagtgaaaataaagaaaggACTTCGGGTGAAAATAAATTTGAGAAACCTGCTTTAAAGACTGTTTCCAGACCAAATATGGACAAATCCAATGAAGTAGATGTGAAATTTGAGATTCCAGCCTTGAAACAAGTAACATTAGAGAGAGGTGAAATCAATAAATCTGATAAAGAAAATGAAAGTTTGTATAGCAGGCCATCTTTGAAATCCACACCAAAGCCTCCAGAAGAAAAGGCTGCCCCTACTACTCCAAAGAGTCCTGAGGCTAAAACATTTGAACTGCCCACTTTACGACCAACTCCAAAAGCAAGCAGGAGCAGACAAGAAGATACTCAACAGGACGCAGTTTCTTTTGAGAAGCCAGCTCTACGAAATGTTTCAAGACCATTGGAAAGAAAAGAGTCTGTCGAAACTGGATCTTTTGAGAAACCTACACTTAGGAATGTTGGTAAACCTCCATTGCCAGAGAAACGGATCTCCATTGCTGAAGATGACAGTGAGGACAAGCACAAATTTGATGTTCCTGCTTTGAGAATGGTACCAAGAGATCAGAAACCTACAGAAACATTGAGGAATGTCACAAGAGGAGAAAAAGGTTCAGAAATTGAGTTAATTCGAAAACCATCTTTAAAATCTACACCTCGTAAAGAGGTTCCTAAGTCGGAGGAGGGCAAGGAAACTCCAGGTTGGCTGAAAAACATGAAGTTGAGGAAAACTAAAAGTCAATCAGAAGACATAAACAATGTCGAGGAGAGTAAGGAGCAACCTGAGTGGCTGCAGACAGCCAGTGAAAAAAGAGAAAAGGCACTAGAAACACTCAACTCGAAAG aaaacatttcaaaaactaGCTCAGAAAATAAAGTGCCTTGGTTAAGCCGAGACAATCTGAAGAAAACATCCACTCCACTACAAGAAAATAATGACAATTTACATTCCAATAACGAGGAGGGCAGACAGAGGCTTAGCTCAGTTGAAAGTAATGGTGACATTGACCATAGATCAAGGGAAAGAACTCCATCAAAGAATG ATGGCCAGAAAGCAAACTATGTACCAAGTTGGATGAAAGCCCAGGACAGCCGTCATAAGTCAAATCCTAACTTGAATTTTGTGACTCCAGCATCTAACTCGGAAGAACTACCAGATTGGAAGAAAGCACTGGccgaaaaaagaaaatcaagaCGGGACTCAGACATCATA GTTAAACCGACAGCCGACAGTGAGAAGGAAATTCCTCCCTGGAAGCAGGAACTGGCCAAAAAGGGAATGAAATCCTCCACCCCTGTCAAAC CTTCATCAGAACAAAGGAAATCAGAACCCGAGTGGAAACTCAAGGCAGACGAGAAACGACAGAGAATTATAA TACATTTTAAGACAGATCCAGATGATGAAGAACAG AGACTGGACTCTTCGACAAAACCTTAA
- the LOC125663760 gene encoding neurofilament heavy polypeptide-like isoform X11 has protein sequence MTEQRRTHLNRSMEKSFEDLLTGLDDDLEPDIDDIFTNYDHLPEKVTDSTFNAMAFQHKDTHLSPASSLEKEFPKMAEPASEESKKNDLKDIQFPRAERNTDPGIQSEDEDEELELHEELPEELEFVSSHRQEEEEGEVYDSSKLILPTFGESNTDDSLLGNVELEEDEEDEEEEEKMEHQKQTMEGEDQKDLTMFSGLDHDDSDPDIDKLVAECEFLPETVTDSTINAMVDRNRPLAKSYHQSQELDNEESDRDETMEIDATQENSPPPEVRIRIQKEASLDFSVLEPDSNHLDVDIGKHKTNLRKQGSLAKRRKPTRSNVRSALLSGEEAMFQDSSEPKREPADSKEDEDDVFGQRTSTSSTEGVPTSPPAKKPSKVMVPLPGFGGPKPELRRRSEEQHQADMAVDEPKKKDFRSYGVKLPVPQVSRKSESTDETISTAALRKVPRKDDAENQEPVKHYNVSSLKSVKKESRVSKTESESDKFFEKPSLRQVSRSENKERTSGENKFEKPALKTVSRPNMDKSNEVDVKFEIPALKQVTLERGEINKSDKENESLYSRPSLKSTPKPPEEKAAPTTPKSPEAKTFELPTLRPTPKASRSRQEDTQQDAVSFEKPALRNVSRPLERKESVETGSFEKPTLRNVGKPPLPEKRISIAEDDSEDKHKFDVPALRMVPRDQKPTETLRNVTRGEKGSEIELIRKPSLKSTPRKEVPKSEEGKETPGWLKNMKLRKTKSQSEDINNVEESKEQPEWLQTASEKREKALETLNSKENISKTSSENKVPWLSRDNLKKTSTPLQENNDNLHSNNEEGRQRLSSVESNGDIDHRSRERTPSKNDGQKANYVPSWMKAQDSRHKSNPNLNFVTPASNSEELPDWKKALAEKRKSRRDSDIIVKPTADSEKEIPPWKQELAKKGMKSSTPVKPSSEQRKSEPEWKLKADEKRQRIIIHFKTDPDDEEQRLDSSTKP, from the exons ATGACTGAGCAGCGCAGAACTCATCTAAATCGG AGCATGGAAAAAAGTTTCGAAGATTTACTGACAGGGCTAGATGATGACCTTGAGCCAGATATAGATGACATCTTCACAAACTATGATCATCTGCCAGAG AAAGTTACTGATTCCACATTTAATGCTATGGCTTTCCAACACAAGGACACACATCTTTCCCCAGCATCTTCACTAGAGAAGGAATTTCCAAAAATGGCTGAACCTGCATCTGAAGAGTCCAAGAAGAATGATTTAAAGGACATCCAGTTCCCAAGAGCAGAGAGAAACACAGATCCTGGGATTCAGAGTGAGGATGAAGATGAGGAGCTCGAGCTACATGAAGAACTGCCCGAAGAATTGGAATTCGTATCCTCTCACCGGcaggaggaggaggagggggaGGTTTATGATTCTTCTAAATTAATTTTGCCTACTTTTGGGGAGAGCAACACAGATGATTCACTTCTTGGGAATGTGGAGCTAGAGGAAGATGAAGAGGATGAAGAAGAGGAAGAAAAAATGGAGCATCAGAAACAAACTATGGAGGGAGAAGATCAAAAAGATCTGACAATGTTTTCGGGTCTGGATCATGATGACTCTGATCCAGATATTGATAAGTTAGTCGCAGAATGTGAATTCTTGCCTGAG ACTGTTACTGATTCTACCATCAATGCCATGGTAGACAGGAATCGACCTTTAGCTAAATCATACCATCAGAGCCAGGAATTAGACAATGAGGAATCGGATAGAGACGAAACCATGGAAATAGATGCAACACAGGAAAACAGCCCTCCCCCA GAGGTTCGTATAAGAATTCAAAAAGAGGCCAGCTTAGATTTCTCAGTTCTTGAG CCTGATAGTAACCATTTGGATGTGGATATTGGCAAGCACAAGACTAATCTGAGAAAGCAGGGATCACTGGCTAAGAGGAGGAAGCCAACTCGCTCTAATGTCCGGAGTGCTCTCCTGTCTGGGGAGGAAGCAATGTTCCAGGATTCTTCAG AACCTAAGAGAGAACCTGCTGACAGTAAAGAAGATGAGGATGATGTGTTTGGTCAGAGGACTTCAACTTCCTCTACTGAAGGAGTACCAACTTCACCCCCAGCCAAAAAACCCAGCAAAGTCATGGTACCACTGCCAGGGTTCGGGGGCCCCAAG CCTGAACTTAGGAGGCGCTCTGAAGAACAACACCAGGCAGACATGGCAGTCGATGAACCCAAAAAGAAAGACTTCCGAAGTTATGGAGTCAAATTACCTGTACCTCAAGTATCTAGAAAAAGTGAAAGCACTGACGAGACCATTAGCACAGCAGCTCTGAGGAAAGTTCCTAGGAAAGACGATGCTGAGAATCAGGAACCAGTTAAACATTATAATGTGTCCTCTCTGAAATCAGTGAAAAAAGAGAGTAGAGTCTCGAAAACTGAATCAGAATCTGACAAATTCTTTGAAAAGCCATCTTTACGACAAGTGTCTAgaagtgaaaataaagaaaggACTTCGGGTGAAAATAAATTTGAGAAACCTGCTTTAAAGACTGTTTCCAGACCAAATATGGACAAATCCAATGAAGTAGATGTGAAATTTGAGATTCCAGCCTTGAAACAAGTAACATTAGAGAGAGGTGAAATCAATAAATCTGATAAAGAAAATGAAAGTTTGTATAGCAGGCCATCTTTGAAATCCACACCAAAGCCTCCAGAAGAAAAGGCTGCCCCTACTACTCCAAAGAGTCCTGAGGCTAAAACATTTGAACTGCCCACTTTACGACCAACTCCAAAAGCAAGCAGGAGCAGACAAGAAGATACTCAACAGGACGCAGTTTCTTTTGAGAAGCCAGCTCTACGAAATGTTTCAAGACCATTGGAAAGAAAAGAGTCTGTCGAAACTGGATCTTTTGAGAAACCTACACTTAGGAATGTTGGTAAACCTCCATTGCCAGAGAAACGGATCTCCATTGCTGAAGATGACAGTGAGGACAAGCACAAATTTGATGTTCCTGCTTTGAGAATGGTACCAAGAGATCAGAAACCTACAGAAACATTGAGGAATGTCACAAGAGGAGAAAAAGGTTCAGAAATTGAGTTAATTCGAAAACCATCTTTAAAATCTACACCTCGTAAAGAGGTTCCTAAGTCGGAGGAGGGCAAGGAAACTCCAGGTTGGCTGAAAAACATGAAGTTGAGGAAAACTAAAAGTCAATCAGAAGACATAAACAATGTCGAGGAGAGTAAGGAGCAACCTGAGTGGCTGCAGACAGCCAGTGAAAAAAGAGAAAAGGCACTAGAAACACTCAACTCGAAAG aaaacatttcaaaaactaGCTCAGAAAATAAAGTGCCTTGGTTAAGCCGAGACAATCTGAAGAAAACATCCACTCCACTACAAGAAAATAATGACAATTTACATTCCAATAACGAGGAGGGCAGACAGAGGCTTAGCTCAGTTGAAAGTAATGGTGACATTGACCATAGATCAAGGGAAAGAACTCCATCAAAGAATG ATGGCCAGAAAGCAAACTATGTACCAAGTTGGATGAAAGCCCAGGACAGCCGTCATAAGTCAAATCCTAACTTGAATTTTGTGACTCCAGCATCTAACTCGGAAGAACTACCAGATTGGAAGAAAGCACTGGccgaaaaaagaaaatcaagaCGGGACTCAGACATCATA GTTAAACCGACAGCCGACAGTGAGAAGGAAATTCCTCCCTGGAAGCAGGAACTGGCCAAAAAGGGAATGAAATCCTCCACCCCTGTCAAAC CTTCATCAGAACAAAGGAAATCAGAACCCGAGTGGAAACTCAAGGCAGACGAGAAACGACAGAGAATTATAA TACATTTTAAGACAGATCCAGATGATGAAGAACAG AGACTGGACTCTTCGACAAAACCTTAA